Genomic window (Vigna unguiculata cultivar IT97K-499-35 chromosome 10, ASM411807v1, whole genome shotgun sequence):
AACTCAACATATGTATCAAATCATTTATTTGGTCCATCTAATCACTCTTACACTTTTATTAGTTCATAGATAACATACATACAAGTTCAAAACGTCTTTGATTGACTAAATTGACCAAAATGATACATCCCAAATAGTTCAACAATCACAAATCGCATGCATATTACACATTTAAAGCTACATCAACCAACATCACATACCAAATAATCATATCACTTCATCAATACTCAACATATCAATTCATACCATCAAAGCATAATCATGCATAAAAACATTACTAGCTTACCTGGATTAACTCAACCACGACTCCTAACAACTTTAACTTCAATATATTGTTATCTACACAAAGAAAACTTAAATCAAAGATTTGATCATATCCTAACGATCATAAATAAGCGAGATTCATCTAAAAATCTTTTAAGCCATATACAAAAACCATGAGGCTACAAGCAACACAAGAAAGAAAATGACTCgagaaagaataaaagataaacTTACTTTGTTTTCAACTCTAATTGAGTGGATGTGTAGTATTTACAATAATGACTCctattgatttaaaaatgagttaaacCAACAACCTCTCCCCCCCTCCCTTCCAAACCCTTGAAACCAACTTTATAACTCTCAAATGTTAATGAGGGAGTTGAACCCACAACTTCTTCCACCCTCCCTTCCAACTTTACCACTAAACCACCTTAtaactttgttttcaaaatctCGGTACAAAATTTGCAACAATGAAACTTACATCACAAAGCgtgagaaatttttttaatatactttttaaatatattattattagtagtaataaAAGACTCTCATAAACTAAtcatgtttttatgttttgaaaggAATTAACCTTTTTATGAAGCAATGAATTATGGTTTGAGTTCTTGGGAGAAATGCTTCACATTTGATGGTATATCACctaatattatgttttcaatataagacattataaaaatacttaagaaaactccaagataatttttatcaaaAGGATAAATTGTCCTATTTGTTTCTATGCCTATACAGAGTATttactaatatatttataatgtgTTTAGACATATAATTTTCAGAAGAGTTaactatgtttttggtccctaaattattaagtgattttggttttggttctTACTTCAAATTTTGATCTAGTAATTAGGTCCTTATCCTTTTGAAATCCATGGAAACCATCCTCAATGGCCAACATCGTTAGTGTTTTTCTCTATGTGGCAAATGGATTGTCACACCACCCTTTATTTTTGGACACGTGTGAACCCTTATTCCATCTTCTTCTACAAGAGGCTTCTCTTCCTTCCCCATTCACATAATTGAGCCACCCACCTAGCAGTTACCCACCACTACCACAAAGGAAACTCATTATCACTCTCATGTCTTAACCACATGTTTTCTTCCATTATTACTCtccttaaattaattttcaaaaaaaagaaaagaaaccaaTCATAATCTCAACTATAACACCCGTGAACATTGGTGATAGTGCCTTCACTATTATTTCTTTTCCATATCTATcctcttcatatttttatttttggtttcatTCTCTTCTCAAAGAACCACCTAATCTCACCTTATTGTAGCTTTGTCTTCCATCTTACACGTAACAACACAAGCCAAACAAGAACTTCTTCTTCCTTCCTTAACCACCAACATCAAACTGTGCTTctacaacaaaaaaagaaaccaATATCAGATTTAGGGTTCAACCAAGTGATTTTCAACCACGACGTCAATGCGATGGTGGTATTGGTAGGGTTATGGTGTTCCTAATCTATGGCttggaagagaaaaagaatagGAGAAAATGGAGATCGAGGTTTTGGAAGATGGAAGAATTGTGGGTGACGCTGGCGCGGTGCTCCAGTCATGCTGGTGAAGGCGAACAACCTCTTTCCAAGCTCGTTGTTGCTCACGACTAGAGGCACTACTAGCGTCGACGACACTTCTCATTTCTCCTCTTCTCTAGTCTTCTTTGTCTTTGTGAATGAGAGGAGTATGGAGGAATTAAGAGGATTAATGAAAATTCGTGTTCTGAAAATTGATACCGtgttgcttttatttttttttcaggtgGTGGCCAAAATGGAGAGAGAATGGAAGTGAGTCTCGAGTGGTGTTGGAAGATTGGAATGAAGTTGCAATGGCGTTTAAAAATGTAGGAATATGTTATGAAGGTTGAAGGTGAAGGGTGGAGGCAATGGAGGAACCAAATGTAATGAGAGAGTTTGAATATATTTGTGTGAGTTGTCACAATGTGGAAAAGTTGGCTATGTGGGTGTTGTAACGAATGAAGATGCTTTATGTTTGTTTGTGATCATCTGGTGTAGGTGAAAGATGATTGAGTTGAAGTGGAGTTTGTATGGGATTAGAGAAGAATGAGAAGTGTgaagatgttaaaaataaattttatttaatccaAGAAGAGAATTTGTGGAGATGGACGATGAAGGTTGATAATTTGTGAAGATGGAAAATGTGATGAAAGGGTTAGAAGAAGATGAGATACTTTGTGAGTTAAGTGGAGAAGGGTTTTTTGAAGTTGGAGGTGGATGAATGTTTTCCTGTGTGTATTGAAATGGAGGACATGGAGGAAAGGAAGGGAAGAAGATAGTTAATGATAGTGGAGAACAAAGACCACGAGCTCGTTGAGGAAAAAGAAGCctctggtggtggtggtggagattTTGGGGAAGCCCTAacttgagaaagaaaaaaatagaggggaaaaataattttactttttaaattaaatactttgCCACGTGTCTCAAACGAAATGCTAAAGTAAATCACCATTTACCATGTCAAAGAAAACATTAACAGTGTTAACCAATGAATACTAATTCCATGAATTTTGAAAGGATAATAACCTAATTCGACAAAACTTTGAAAGAGAGAATAAAACCAAGATCTATTAATAGTTTAaggataaaaaacataattaatcattttcaaaatataatttataaaaggttggactatttataataaaatatattgtttggaTATAAAATTtagtgaaattgaaaatttaaaaattatacaaataatttaattacttaacatggaaaattttaaatttttcctaaaatataataacttctaaatttgtatcttcatgtttttttttttcttatattctttCCAGTTACACCTCGACTAGATATTATTATGTGGTTTTGGTTAGGATATTCCTTAGTTTAACATCAATTTCTTTTATACTAATATCATAGAAGTTTCTTTCTACTTAAATTGATTAGGGTTATTGTTTAATAGTCATTACTAAGATTTTTTACTTTATCTAGTGTTATGTTTTAGGTTTAATAACTAaaggttaaattaattttatttaataaatattgaaactcaattaaataaaaaaatatagaaattaaaataaattataaacctaaatataacatataattattaattattaattaagttatttttcaaCTAATGTTAAATGCGACTTTATTGActttaagtaaaattattttaagtaaatattGATGGTCTTTTCAATTACCATTAATAAAACGTAGGTTAGGACTATTTATTCACTAATTTCAGAATTTTCTTGATATCATtgaaataactattttagtGTTATTGATGAGTaggatattttttaattaatgtcaagaaaattaatgttttgttcAATAAAGTTCAAACTTTTTagtcaaaatttatatatattattttctaattgaCATAATTGAAATTAGGTATTTCAATGTAGatcaataattttctaaatatttgttcTCAGTTGCCGTttcttgatatatatatatatatatatatatatatatatatatatatatatatattaattaaatgatgggattttttttataggtgtgaactatatttttgtattgaaatttgtaattgttatttttagtcaattcataataactatttttcctatcaatatTAATGatagttttatgatttttaataattatttaaataaaaatggaatttaataaacttaaatgatttaatctaaataaaacattttaaaatttcaataacttatttttataaattgtaaaattccTTAGGTTAAGGTTTCTGTGTTATAGTTTTGCTTGTAACTTGAGTGCTTTGTTGGTATTTGATGTAGATATCAAACCATTTGTTTCAGCTTGTCACTTTGTGTATGTGAATGATGCCACCCTTTACCACCTGTAATAAGGGTGACATGGTCAACAACATTAATTAACAACATTGATCTTTGAAATGTCATGTGTTTACTACAGTTTTAtaccataaaaaattaaaccaaaaataaaataacacacataTATATTAATGGTAATAATCAGCCACCTATTAGAATGATTTGAGCATGAGAAATCTTGCTGGAGTTGTTAGACTTAAACATAATCATTTCGTGTTTTTCAAAAAGCAAGACAGATACAAGCAAAATTTCTACACTGTTAAATTAAACATCATTGACAATGTGGAAAAGAATACATACCTTCAGCTACATATATAAAAGTCTTATGGGAACATTTTTCAACCAGTTTCAGTTATTGTTTCTCAGTAAATATGGAAAGAAGACATGATGAAAGAACATTACTTTTTATGATACTTCAAGAATCCacaaatttaaatcaaacaCACCGTTGAGTTTTCATAGTAAACTAAAAATGTAAAactctttaaattaaattattaacaaatacaACATTAATGGTTAAGTTTTTATATGGTTGCAGTGACaacaaactttaaatatattattttgtatgtcTCTTAGCACTGTTTCAATTTTTAGTGGTTGCAGAAACGATGACCATGTTTATtaccatattattattattattattattattattattattatttatttccattAACTATGTTACAAATAAAATTGTCTCCCTTAAACTCAATTAGTAGCATTatcctttctcttttctttagtttttgtaaaatgcACACATGGATTGGTTGATATGCCAGCAAGAAATATTTGACTTGATAAGCTTTAGCCATGCCAGATAATCCTCCAAAACAATTGGCGgtggaaatatatatatatatatatatataatcacacTTTGACCAGGTATTTAGTTAATTTCAAGACTGGagagtaaaattaaattgaagttTGATAGAGTAGTGACTCAAATTTTAAGATTTGAATAttataaagttaataaaaagaaaataattatttctaattCAATGACTCATTATAACTCAATTGACACATTTAATTTCTGTTTACTGTTACTTATGGGTTCTCAGATTGTAATTATATATGGGTCAAATTTCATCAAATGATCGTAATCtcaattatttattgatatggAAAGTAATATTTTACTGCAACCAAACATCTTATAAGAAATCTTAACAATAAAAAGCAAAACTTGAAACAAtggaaatgataaaataaaataaaatgtacaagAAAATGTGTTATGCCAAcaaattcttaataaaaaattgtttaaatagcATACAGATTCCTGATCTTGAACATATACTCATGACATACACTCATGACATGTCGGTAATAAttgatttgtttatttatttattaaaaccaaaaaggctaaaaaagaaaatgtcagAAAACCAAAGCCATAGCTCTATCATTCATCACcatcttcttcttattcttctgCTTCTCAACAGATCTTCAGTTCAGCTTTGAGTTCTCACCCAACACCTGTATTTTTCTCCTCTCAAGctgattttgttcataaaaaaactgaatttttcATATTGTGGGGTTTGAGCATTTTACTTGATCTGTTGGAACCGAGAGGGGGTGATTTGTAGAATCCTGATTTTCTGAAGAGAAAAGATTATTGGGGTTTGGTTGGATCGAGGGAAAGACTTGAACTTTGCAGATTGCAAAACGAGGTTCTCTGGGGACGAGAATGTGGATCTTGTAAAAGGTGTTGATTTGAtcgagaaagaaaagaaaagacgaAAAAAGACACATTTTTTCAGCTCCAGGTGGTTCAACTTTTTCCTCTGCCATTGGAGAAGGTTAGAAGAAGTTTAAAAGGTGAAGTAGCCTTTTGAGTAGGTTGAAAAAGTTGGTGCTTTTTGCTCAGCATTTTGGTTATGAAGACTTGAGTGTAACTGAGTTGACTTGAAGCAAAAAATCCcaaaaaatagatagaaaataTAGATGTTAAAACATTAGTAGGTAGGCTATTATATGAAGTTAAATCTTCAACATATGAgtgtttgtgttttatttttacttgcaCATTTTGAGGAATGCAGTAATTCTTCATGTCTGGTGTTCTTTAGCTTTTAATGCTAAGGTGGTAGTAGTTAGACTGTCATACTTAAAGAGCATCTTAATTGGAGTTGTTGCTGTCATTAGTTTGGGTTGTGAGAACATGAACTTGTCTACAAAAGTACTAGTATTCCATCTTATGCTTAAATGAAGAAGTACTTTTCGGTTTGTTGTGCTTTTATGGGTTGTTAATTTTTCTACGCTACTTATTCCTTCTTCCTTCCAAAAGGTTCCTAATGTTCGTAAAATCTGGAAAAAAGTACAGAATCTACAGATTATTCTGTTTCAATTGCTTGATTGTTTGTATTGAAATATTTGAAGATCATGTTGATACATAATTTGTGCTATaatcaaatgaatctttttcaCTTAAGGGAAGCTTTTGAAGTGATTCACAGACAATTCTGGCTTTGTTACAGATACATAAGCTGTGGTATCAAAGCCAAATATGAATGTGTCTTGTGACAGTGCATAGCGTTGATAAGGTGCAGGTGGATCTGAGTGGACTGATTgtcattttcaaatattttcagtAAAGACTGGCTTGTCATTGAAAGTGGAAGAGGTTTTCATTGCTTCAAGTTTGATTTCAGTCTTCCAAAATGGGTATTCAGTGTTCCAGACTCATGCCATGCTGTGTGGATTCACAGGTTAAGGCATCTGTTATTGAAACTCCAGATGCTGGTGGGTAAAGTGATACTTTAGTGCCTTATATAGTTCTAGATGAGTATAAGGAAATATGATATATACTTATTTGAACATTTGTTCCAGAAATTGAGGATAGTAGTGAGGTCAGTAACTGGCCTACATTCCGGGAATTTACACTCGAGCAACTCAAGAATGCAACATCTGGTTTTGCTGTTGAGAACATTGTATCTGAACATGGAGAGAAGGCTCCTAATGTTGTTTATAAAGGAAAACTGGAGAATCAAATGAGGATTGCTGTTAAGCGGTTTAACAGGAATGCTTGGCCAGATGCTCGGCAGTTTTTGGTAAGCTTATCTGTTCCATTTGATTTCTTCTCCAACCTTTCTTTTAGCTGTATATTCTCCTGGTCATGACCTTGCATTGCACAAATGCATTATTTATGTACTCTGCACTACTCAAATGACCATAGATGTGGACTAGTGCCAGTGAACCATCTGTGAAAATGATAAAGATAGTAAGTTCTGAGTTCTTTTTGGCCATAATCAAGTTTTCAAATGGATAATAATTCATCCTATATATTCTTCCCATGTTGCTTGGTCAATTTTGCAGTTTTGGTAACATGCAAGTGTGTCTAATGCTTAACATTGTATCTgtatataacaattttcaatggACTGAAAATAATCCCAGATGTGTAGGTTTCATTGTGTTTATGAGTTATTGGTGTGCATTTGGTTGTTCTGCTAcacctttcttttgttttcatttttgctttcaattaatcaaaacaatttcttttataactACAGGAGGAAGCAAGATCAGTCGGTCAGCTTCGTAACCAAAGATTGGCGAATTTGCTTGGATGTTTTTGTGAAGGAGATGAGAGGTTGCTTGTGGCAGAATATATGCCCAATGAAACACTGGCGAAACACCTTTTCCATTGTAAGAGATACATTTTTTAATCCCCTAAGTATTGAAAATCTGATCAGTGCTAATTTATGGTTTatggttttgttgtttttgtgcttttttgTGCGGTTAATGCTCTACTTTGTTGGTGCAACATACTTAGTACATAAGCCACCAAAtttctaacattttctttttggaATTTTCATGATGTTGTCCATTTCTTTTGTGTTTGTtgattatcatgttttcttggacAAACTGAGCACATTATAAAAGATGCAGTGCattatgttataattataatcacttgaataacttttatttgataattacatttttttctcttttctctttagAAGTTGCTTATGTAGATCAATATGCTTTTAATtagttagtaattttttttctgagaTAAGTAATGAAGTGTAAACAGATTTTAGTCTTGGTTTCTGTCAATCATGATTTAGGTTCTAGCGGACAACTACTTTTATAAGATTTGACTGACTACAACTTGTTGGAAGATTGCTGTGTACAAAACTCTGTTTTAACTGTCAAATTACCAAGAAGCGTGTAAAATGAAtatcaacaactatgaagacttctatgtaaatatgtaaatatatactGTATTGGGAGGTGTCTAAAGTTATTTTGGATGGTGGAAGCAATGTCTTTACATGTTTTCTAGAGTCAGTCTTTACATGTTTTTCCAAACAGTGTATTTTTTGGTCCTTAAAAGTCTGATCAAAACATTGTAAGCTCGATCTTATACTAAGCTTATGTGACATACATATATTCTTCATGATGTTTGCTGCCCTTACTCTTCTAATCTCCTATTTACTTTGCTATATTGTTATGAATGTGTTGTTGGAATGATACTTTAAACACCAGATCCCTCAAGTTATTGTGGTGTGAAATAATGTGGCCATGTGTCTAATCAGGGGAAACACAACCTATGAAATGGGCAATGCGACTAAGAGTTGTTCTACATCTTGCACAAGCTCTAGAGTACTGCACAAGCAAAGGGCGTGCTCTCTATCATGACCTTAATGCATATAGAGTTCTTTTTGACGAGGTAAGTTTTTGTGTATCCCCTTTTTATACACATCCCAATAATtagattaataaaaatgtgttagAATTTTGCAGGATGGTAATCCCAGGCTTTCAAGTTTTGGTCTTATGAAAAACAGCAGGGATGGGAAGAGTTATAGCACAAATTTGGCATTTACCCCTCCAGAGTATCTCAGAACTGGTAAGCCATATAATAcggtttctttttttgttaatttggcCTTCTTGCTTATGTTTAACACTTTATAATATTGAAATGAATATCtgtttttcatttgaaaattttcaattgtttgtgTTATGTAGAGATGAGCAATACATGATTTCTTATATGTCTATGTTTTGTAGGGAGAGTAACACCAGAAAGTGTAATATATAGCTTTGGCACTCTTCTGCTTGACCTTCTCAGTGGGAAGCATATCCCTCCAAGTCATGTAAGTAATTCTTACTAATTGGTAAAGAATATAGGTGGAGGTTGATTTCAATGACTTATGAGTTCAGTTTAGGTCCTAAAATTTCCCAGTGCCTCTCATTGGTTTGGTTGGTAGACTCAAGTTTTTAATCTGTCCACGAATTtaccttttcctttttcctaATAAAACAAATGTGCTAATGCCAACAATTCCAGAAGTTTAAGTTTAATCATGGAAATTTACCAGGTTTCTTTCCTTGTTTTGATGCTAAAAGGCTTGAAATTTGTACAAATTGAGATAGTTCAAAACCTTTATgtgattattatatattactatattGTATGTAAACTTGCATATTTGATTATTAGAAAATTTGGATATTGTATGTAAACTTGCATATGTGATTATTAGAAAATTTGGTGCAGGCGCTCGATGTCATTCGTGGAAGAAACCTTCAGATGCTGACAGATTCTTGTTTGGAAGGACAATTTTCTGATGATGATGGAACTGAATTGGTACGCTTGGCGTCTCGATGTTTACAATATGAACCTAGAGAACGGCCTAATCCAAAGTCATTGGTAGCTGCTTTGGCTCCTCTTCAGAAGGAAACTGAGGTTGGTTTAGTATTTTTATGTAATAGTTAGGGATCAAGTAACTAGTTGTAACCAATGAGTATCTTGTTTGAAGTTTTGTTTTGCTTAGTGCAGTTGCTGTGTAGGGGATATTCTTAAATTGGTCTAATTCAATGCAAACTGCAGAGACCTGAgcaaactaaaaattaaataaactaaaatctGAAAGAATTGAGAGAAAGAAATATTGGATTGAACCAGATTTTAAACACTGATTTGACCCAAATTGAACTTACccatatacataattttatttataacataatcATGTAACTCATACTGTAGAAAATTGtgataaatatgttttcttcATAACTTCATTATCTCAAAATTACATCTTATTGAGATGTATGTCAAATTTATttggatatttatttttaaaaaagaactaAGACTATGttgtctaatattttttataattagtcCCTCCGTTTCTTTATAAAGtcaatgtttttgaaaaaaagtttCCTATTTATTTCATTTCCAAAGTTCAAGATatcattaatttcttttgtcAATTGGCACTTGTTCTACCccattcttaattaatttacatattttccATGAAAATGGAAGTGAAAAAGAAACAACTAATATgcatttattatgaaatatcaATGGAAAAAAAAGATATCAACTATGTTCTTTAAAACGGAACAAAGGTAGTACTAGTTCACTAtgttctttatatttatttaatataaactgcatgtttagaatttataaatgaaaatataattcaatccAATACCACTTTTGAGTAGTCTGAATTAGAGATCATATTCAAATCAATCTAAATGGAAACATGGTTTATTTTTATGGTTATATTAGATGAATTTTTGCTTAGAAACTGATCAAAACTGAAGAATAAACACCTGTATTTGTTTATATGTTTGTGTGgagaaaaaccagattttgttCTTATATCTGTTCTCTTGTAACACGCACATCATCTCAAACAATTAAACTAACATTTATTTAGGCTCTATTTTAGAAGGCATGTCTTTCTTAGCATGTCTTTATTATTCATTCAGGTTATCATATCTTTGCCCACTATGCATGACAAACAGATCACA
Coding sequences:
- the LOC114167066 gene encoding serine/threonine-protein kinase BSK3-like → MGIQCSRLMPCCVDSQVKASVIETPDAEIEDSSEVSNWPTFREFTLEQLKNATSGFAVENIVSEHGEKAPNVVYKGKLENQMRIAVKRFNRNAWPDARQFLEEARSVGQLRNQRLANLLGCFCEGDERLLVAEYMPNETLAKHLFHWETQPMKWAMRLRVVLHLAQALEYCTSKGRALYHDLNAYRVLFDEDGNPRLSSFGLMKNSRDGKSYSTNLAFTPPEYLRTGRVTPESVIYSFGTLLLDLLSGKHIPPSHALDVIRGRNLQMLTDSCLEGQFSDDDGTELVRLASRCLQYEPRERPNPKSLVAALAPLQKETEVPSHVLMGIQHSTTFASLSPLGEACSRKDLTAIHEVLENIGYKDDEGVANELSFQMWTDQMQETLNCKKKGDVAFRQKDFRLAIECYTQFIDAGTMVSPTVYARRSMCYLISDMPQEALNDAMQAQVVSPVWHIASYLQSVALTALGMENEAQAALKDGTTLESKRSATTKQK